Proteins from a genomic interval of Chloroflexota bacterium:
- the mutM gene encoding bifunctional DNA-formamidopyrimidine glycosylase/DNA-(apurinic or apyrimidinic site) lyase translates to MPELPEVETIARDLGPRIVGATIGGVRSSWPRTLRGSDAEVFAAAVVGRRIEAVGRRAKLVLVELAGGVVLSVHLRMTGQLFVVPAVAPDDPHVRLVLELADGREIRFRDIRKFGRVGVHHRDPQTGALVEGGGGALAGLGPEPLDPSFTVARFRRLVRARRGRLKPLLLDQSFVAGIGNIYADEALWTARLHPLRRASSLRPADERRLHAAIRAILAEAIVRRGSSIDDYTAPDGDGSMQERLVAYQRTGEPCPRCGRDIRRIVVGGRATHFCSWCQRLPAVDQAGAGAMLRGMTGHRHRSGGRWTDLGGMVDAVPLGLSGAEARAVAARARTERTRRAAATRRAAARRVVGAEP, encoded by the coding sequence ATGCCTGAGCTTCCGGAGGTCGAGACGATCGCCCGCGATCTCGGGCCGCGGATCGTGGGCGCGACGATCGGCGGCGTCCGCTCGTCCTGGCCGCGCACGCTCCGAGGCAGCGATGCGGAGGTCTTCGCCGCGGCCGTCGTCGGCCGCCGCATCGAGGCCGTCGGCCGACGGGCGAAGCTCGTCCTCGTGGAGCTCGCCGGGGGTGTCGTCCTGTCCGTCCATCTCAGGATGACGGGCCAGCTCTTCGTCGTGCCGGCGGTCGCCCCGGACGACCCGCATGTCCGCCTCGTGCTCGAGCTCGCGGACGGTCGTGAGATCCGGTTCCGCGACATCCGCAAGTTCGGTCGGGTGGGCGTCCACCATCGGGATCCGCAGACCGGTGCGCTCGTCGAGGGTGGTGGCGGAGCGCTCGCGGGACTTGGTCCGGAACCGCTCGACCCGTCGTTCACGGTCGCCCGGTTCCGCCGGCTCGTCCGGGCGCGGCGCGGCCGGCTCAAGCCCCTCCTCCTCGACCAGTCGTTCGTGGCCGGGATCGGCAACATCTACGCGGACGAGGCGCTCTGGACGGCGCGACTCCATCCGCTCCGGCGCGCATCGTCGCTCCGCCCGGCAGACGAGCGGCGCCTCCACGCGGCGATCCGGGCGATCCTCGCCGAGGCGATCGTACGGCGCGGATCGTCGATCGACGATTACACCGCGCCGGACGGGGACGGGAGCATGCAGGAGCGCCTCGTCGCGTACCAGCGGACGGGTGAGCCATGTCCCCGCTGCGGTCGCGACATCCGCCGGATCGTCGTCGGGGGGCGGGCGACGCACTTCTGCTCGTGGTGCCAGCGACTGCCGGCGGTCGACCAGGCGGGCGCGGGCGCCATGCTCCGTGGCATGACGGGTCACCGTCATCGCTCGGGAGGCCGGTGGACCGACCTCGGAGGGATGGTCGATGCCGTGCCGCTCGGGCTCAGCGGCGCAGAGGCGCGGGCGGTGGCTGCGCGGGCGCGGACCGAACGGACCCGACGGGCGGCAGCCACCCGGCGCGCCGCGGCGCGCCGGGTCGTGGGAGCGGAACCCTGA